The following are encoded together in the Flavobacterium haoranii genome:
- a CDS encoding geranylgeranylglycerol-phosphate geranylgeranyltransferase: protein MNFLKLIRIQNLAMIALMQYVFRYTFMKTATFTTITESFNFLALNHFQFFLLVLSTILIAAAGYVINDIMDQETDEIAKKRIIGVSISEKTAYNLYVGLNIFGVGLGFYLSNVIEKPSFASVFIVIAALLYVYSTTLKQIAFLGNVVVAAVLSFSIIILGIFDLVPMIYDGNKEQMIQTFGILKDYAIFAFIINLIREIVKDVEDTDADYASGIATLPVLIGKNRTMKIAFAIGITAIAILTYYMSKNLAQYDIAVYYLILFVAAPLLFFVIKSWSAKTQKDYKNLSLLLKLVLLFGIFSIWVITYAITSTNA, encoded by the coding sequence ATGAACTTCCTAAAACTTATACGCATACAGAACCTTGCTATGATTGCTTTAATGCAATATGTATTTCGTTATACATTTATGAAAACGGCAACGTTTACAACAATAACAGAAAGTTTTAATTTTTTAGCTTTAAATCATTTTCAATTCTTTTTGTTGGTTTTGTCTACTATACTAATAGCAGCTGCCGGTTATGTTATTAACGACATTATGGATCAAGAAACTGATGAAATTGCTAAAAAGCGAATCATAGGAGTTTCCATTTCTGAAAAAACTGCTTACAATTTATATGTTGGATTGAATATTTTTGGAGTTGGATTAGGTTTTTATTTATCAAATGTAATTGAAAAACCAAGTTTTGCTTCTGTTTTTATTGTTATTGCAGCTTTGTTATATGTTTATTCAACTACTTTAAAACAAATTGCCTTTTTAGGAAATGTTGTAGTTGCGGCAGTTTTATCTTTTAGTATCATCATTTTAGGAATTTTTGATTTAGTTCCAATGATTTATGACGGAAATAAAGAACAAATGATACAAACTTTCGGAATTCTAAAAGATTACGCCATTTTTGCATTTATCATTAATTTAATTCGCGAAATAGTTAAAGATGTTGAAGATACTGATGCTGATTACGCATCTGGAATTGCAACTTTACCAGTTCTTATTGGAAAAAATAGAACTATGAAAATAGCTTTTGCAATAGGAATTACTGCAATCGCGATACTTACCTATTATATGAGTAAAAATCTTGCTCAGTATGATATTGCAGTGTATTATTTAATACTTTTTGTAGCAGCTCCACTCCTATTTTTTGTAATCAAATCTTGGTCAGCTAAAACACAAAAAGATTACAAAAATTTAAGTTTACTATTAAAATTGGTTTTACTTTTCGGAATATTTTCAATTTGGGTCATTACTTATGCTATAACAAGTACAAATGCTTAG
- a CDS encoding PIG-L family deacetylase, with product MMKKISFLAILFTTTLFAQAPKKPSTNEIYEKIQKLNFLGKVLYVAAHPDDENTKLITYFSNHYHANTAYLSLTRGDGGQNLIGPELREKLGAIRTQELLAARRIDGGTQYFTRANDFGYSIEPNETFSIWNKKEVLADVVQAIENFQPDIIINRFDYRTPGTTHGHHTASAMLSLEAYDLVKVKPKRLFFNTSWWFYGSEEKFNKADKSKLLSINANVYYPILGKSNHEIAALSRSQHKCQGFGSIGTRGDDLEYLELIKGNLPSKDNLFEGIDTSWNRIKGGNEIAKILLPIQEYFNFKNPASHLPQLVKAYQLIQNLEDEHWKKNKTEEIKSIIEACAGLYLEAISSVELATPNSNIEISIEAINRSDATIKLNTVLFLNQNNQNVNIQLNNNEKYTKNFEFKIPENWPLSNLFWLNEPQQNGLYTVSNSALRNLPELNNPFPVVFELEIENQKFSITKNLSFKKNEPNDGETYNPFVVVPKFAVELTSNVYVFSANQTKEVQVKVTAFEENASGVVSLQLPNGWISDVKKIPTTVVGKNESFLVSFNVTSPDFDSEVNIKAIVESNDKVFDKSLIQIDYKHIPKQTILETSSAKFVNLDIKTTGKNIGYIMGAGDEVGKNLENLDYKVTYINPKEITLENLKKFDAVIVGIRAFNVLDELKFKNKILFEYTNQGGNVIVQYNTTNNLLTNNLAPYPITLSRERVTNEDAEVKFIHPNHPVLNTPNKITSKDFEGWVQERGLYFPNKWDNDFIPILAMHDNGEDETKGSLLIAKYGKGNYIYTGISFFRELPEGVSGAYKLLANLIALKQ from the coding sequence ATGATGAAAAAGATAAGCTTTTTAGCAATATTATTTACTACAACATTATTTGCCCAAGCTCCCAAAAAACCAAGTACTAACGAAATTTACGAAAAGATTCAAAAACTTAACTTTCTAGGAAAAGTTTTATATGTTGCGGCACATCCAGATGATGAAAACACAAAACTCATCACCTATTTTTCAAATCATTATCATGCTAATACTGCTTATTTATCTTTGACTCGTGGCGATGGTGGTCAAAACTTAATTGGTCCAGAATTGCGAGAAAAACTTGGAGCTATTAGAACTCAGGAACTTTTAGCTGCTAGAAGAATTGATGGCGGAACACAATATTTTACTAGAGCAAACGATTTTGGTTACAGTATAGAACCTAATGAAACTTTCTCTATTTGGAACAAAAAAGAAGTACTTGCCGATGTTGTTCAAGCTATAGAAAATTTTCAACCTGATATTATTATTAATCGTTTCGATTATAGAACGCCAGGAACTACTCACGGACATCATACTGCTTCGGCAATGTTAAGTTTAGAAGCATACGATTTAGTTAAAGTAAAACCTAAAAGATTGTTTTTTAATACTTCATGGTGGTTTTATGGAAGCGAAGAAAAATTCAACAAAGCAGATAAATCTAAATTATTATCAATAAATGCTAATGTTTATTATCCTATTCTGGGAAAAAGTAATCATGAAATTGCTGCATTAAGTCGTAGTCAGCATAAATGTCAAGGTTTTGGTTCTATTGGAACACGTGGAGACGATTTAGAATATTTAGAATTAATTAAAGGAAATTTACCATCTAAAGATAATTTATTTGAAGGAATAGACACTTCTTGGAACCGAATTAAAGGAGGAAACGAAATTGCTAAAATTTTACTTCCTATTCAAGAATACTTCAATTTTAAAAATCCAGCTTCTCATTTACCTCAGTTGGTTAAAGCATACCAATTGATTCAGAATCTTGAAGACGAACATTGGAAAAAAAATAAGACTGAAGAAATAAAATCAATAATTGAAGCTTGTGCTGGTTTGTATTTAGAAGCTATTAGTTCAGTAGAATTAGCTACACCAAATTCAAATATCGAAATTTCTATCGAAGCAATAAACAGAAGTGATGCAACAATTAAATTAAATACTGTTCTCTTCTTAAACCAAAACAACCAAAACGTTAATATTCAATTAAATAATAACGAAAAATACACCAAAAACTTTGAATTTAAAATTCCAGAAAATTGGCCTTTATCAAATTTATTTTGGTTAAATGAGCCACAACAAAATGGTTTGTATACCGTTTCAAATTCTGCTTTAAGAAATTTACCTGAACTTAATAATCCGTTTCCAGTAGTTTTTGAGTTGGAAATCGAAAATCAAAAATTTAGTATTACAAAAAATCTTAGTTTCAAGAAAAATGAGCCTAATGATGGCGAAACTTATAACCCATTTGTAGTTGTTCCAAAGTTTGCAGTAGAACTAACTTCAAATGTATACGTGTTTAGTGCTAATCAAACTAAAGAGGTTCAGGTTAAAGTAACTGCATTTGAAGAGAATGCTTCAGGAGTTGTGAGCTTACAATTGCCAAACGGTTGGATTTCAGATGTAAAAAAGATTCCTACAACAGTTGTTGGAAAAAATGAATCCTTCTTAGTGAGTTTCAATGTTACTTCTCCAGATTTCGACTCTGAAGTAAACATTAAAGCAATTGTAGAATCAAATGATAAAGTTTTCGATAAATCATTAATACAAATTGATTATAAACATATTCCAAAACAAACAATTCTTGAAACTTCTTCTGCTAAATTTGTTAATCTAGATATTAAAACAACAGGTAAAAATATTGGTTACATCATGGGAGCTGGAGATGAAGTTGGTAAAAATTTAGAGAATTTAGACTATAAAGTTACTTATATAAATCCTAAAGAAATTACCTTAGAAAACCTTAAAAAATTTGATGCTGTCATTGTGGGAATTAGAGCTTTCAATGTTTTAGATGAACTTAAATTTAAGAATAAAATTCTATTTGAATATACAAATCAGGGAGGTAATGTAATAGTTCAATACAACACTACTAATAATTTATTAACTAACAATTTAGCTCCATATCCAATTACTCTTTCAAGAGAGCGAGTAACTAATGAAGATGCAGAAGTAAAATTCATACATCCTAATCATCCTGTCTTAAATACACCTAATAAAATAACATCAAAAGATTTTGAAGGTTGGGTTCAAGAAAGAGGCTTATATTTTCCTAATAAATGGGATAATGATTTTATTCCTATATTAGCTATGCATGACAACGGCGAAGACGAAACTAAAGGAAGTTTACTTATAGCCAAATATGGAAAAGGAAATTACATTTACACCGGAATTTCATTCTTTAGAGAATTACCCGAAGGAGTTAGCGGCGCTTATAAATTATTAGCAAATTTAATAGCATTAAAACAATGA
- a CDS encoding KdsC family phosphatase: MSQKSYKELMNDITTFILDVDGVLTDGTIHVTQTGEMLRNMNIRDGYAMKAAVENGYNVCIISGGSNEGVRVRLRNLGITDIHLGVSDKVETFKEYCDIYNIKPEQVLYMGDDIPDYHVMKLVGLPTCPQNAAPEIKGISKYVSHKDGGTGCVRDVIEQVMKVQHKWMEHFDAKYD, from the coding sequence ATGTCGCAAAAGAGTTATAAAGAATTAATGAATGACATCACTACATTTATTTTAGATGTAGATGGTGTTTTAACAGATGGAACTATTCATGTTACCCAAACAGGAGAAATGCTCCGAAACATGAACATTCGCGATGGTTATGCTATGAAAGCCGCCGTAGAAAATGGTTATAATGTTTGTATTATTTCAGGAGGAAGTAATGAAGGTGTTCGTGTTCGTTTACGAAATTTAGGAATTACCGATATTCATTTGGGCGTTTCAGATAAAGTGGAAACCTTTAAAGAGTATTGTGACATTTATAATATTAAACCTGAACAAGTATTATACATGGGCGATGATATTCCAGATTATCACGTGATGAAATTGGTTGGTTTACCAACATGCCCACAAAATGCTGCTCCTGAAATAAAAGGAATTTCAAAATATGTTTCTCATAAAGATGGCGGAACAGGATGTGTACGAGATGTTATTGAACAAGTAATGAAAGTACAGCATAAATGGATGGAACATTTTGATGCGAAGTATGATTAA
- a CDS encoding T9SS type A sorting domain-containing protein yields MKKFYFFVLFFFSIFANSQVIMYLYGNLQDTNNDSIISPGDTIIYSIYLQVSNVSIGNAIFTDSLTNFMYDSSQYVIQPGYHVYNGPIYTINQADIDFGYVYNSVFLNGNTISPFQQISISSIDDVICPFCPIDPLCPNCTVTPLVSYPTGNNNVQGNIKYDFNSNGCDINDFDFSNLNFSFSSSNITFSFYPNTNGHFITYLNDGLYSITPNLENSTYFNISPTNFIVDFPSQASPFTQDFCVTANGVHSDVEIMIVPTTSARPGFDANYKLVYRNKGNQVENGSISLTFDDSVLDYLSSNPIYNSLATNSFIWNYTNLQPFETREIEISFNVNSPMESPAVNNGDILNYTATITTANTDETPVDNTFTLNQTVVGSYDPNDKTCLEGEYVSSNVVGKYVHYVIRFENTGTYPAENIVVKDMIDISKFDISTLVPLHGSHEFYTRIKDNKVEFIFENINLDFNDATNDGYVAFKIKTLPTLNIGDSFSNNANIYFDYNFPITTNTYNTTINNVLNNQDFVFENEFVLYPNPANEIINISTKNQTEINSVEIYNLVGQIVLAIPNTTNKIDVSNLETGTYFIKVNTEKGSTTTKFVKE; encoded by the coding sequence ATGAAGAAATTTTACTTTTTTGTACTATTTTTCTTTTCAATTTTTGCAAATAGCCAAGTTATAATGTACTTATATGGAAATTTACAAGATACTAATAATGATAGTATAATTTCTCCTGGTGATACTATAATTTATTCAATATATTTACAAGTAAGTAATGTTTCTATAGGAAATGCAATTTTTACAGATTCCCTTACAAATTTTATGTATGACTCTAGTCAGTATGTTATTCAACCTGGTTATCATGTATATAACGGCCCAATTTATACTATTAATCAGGCAGATATTGATTTTGGATATGTATATAATTCAGTGTTTTTAAACGGAAATACAATAAGTCCATTTCAACAAATATCTATTTCTTCTATTGATGATGTAATATGTCCGTTTTGTCCAATTGATCCATTATGTCCAAATTGTACAGTTACACCTTTAGTTTCGTATCCTACAGGAAATAATAATGTTCAAGGAAATATAAAATATGATTTTAATTCTAATGGATGCGATATTAATGATTTTGACTTCTCAAATCTAAATTTTAGTTTTTCTAGTAGTAATATTACCTTTTCTTTTTATCCAAATACTAATGGACATTTTATTACTTATTTAAACGATGGTTTATATTCTATAACTCCAAATTTAGAAAACTCTACCTATTTCAATATTTCACCAACCAATTTTATAGTAGATTTTCCTTCACAAGCAAGTCCTTTTACGCAAGATTTTTGCGTTACAGCAAATGGTGTACATTCTGATGTTGAAATTATGATTGTACCAACAACTTCTGCTCGTCCAGGTTTTGATGCAAATTATAAGCTGGTTTATAGAAACAAAGGAAACCAAGTTGAAAATGGAAGTATTTCTTTAACTTTTGATGATTCGGTTTTAGATTATTTGTCTTCAAATCCTATTTATAATAGTTTAGCAACCAATAGTTTTATTTGGAATTATACAAATTTACAACCATTTGAAACCAGAGAAATTGAAATTTCATTTAATGTAAATTCTCCAATGGAATCTCCAGCTGTAAATAACGGAGATATTTTAAATTACACAGCTACTATTACAACAGCAAATACAGATGAAACTCCTGTAGATAATACATTCACTTTAAACCAAACAGTTGTTGGTTCTTATGATCCAAATGATAAAACATGTTTAGAAGGTGAGTATGTGTCATCAAATGTTGTTGGAAAATACGTTCATTATGTAATTCGTTTTGAAAATACAGGAACCTATCCTGCAGAAAATATTGTAGTTAAAGATATGATTGATATTTCTAAGTTTGATATTTCAACTTTAGTGCCATTACATGGAAGTCATGAGTTTTACACAAGAATTAAAGACAATAAAGTAGAATTCATTTTTGAAAACATCAATTTAGATTTTAACGATGCTACAAACGATGGTTATGTTGCGTTTAAAATTAAAACATTACCAACTTTGAATATTGGGGATTCTTTTAGTAATAATGCAAATATTTATTTCGATTATAATTTTCCAATTACGACGAATACATACAACACAACAATTAATAATGTTCTAAACAATCAAGATTTTGTTTTTGAAAACGAATTTGTATTGTATCCAAATCCTGCAAATGAAATTATTAATATTTCGACTAAAAATCAAACAGAAATCAATTCAGTTGAAATCTATAATTTAGTAGGACAAATTGTATTAGCAATTCCAAATACTACAAATAAAATTGATGTTTCAAACTTAGAAACGGGAACGTATTTTATTAAAGTGAATACAGAAAAGGGTAGTACTACGACGAAGTTTGTGAAAGAATAG
- a CDS encoding mechanosensitive ion channel domain-containing protein, protein MFKIIENPYLQEEILTIIILIVFLILKSIIAKIVIKYATLNDALEHRTNLIIKYINILLGVLAILSIVIIWGVKRDQILLFISSVFAVVGVASFAQWSILSNITAGIVLFFSYPFKIGDVIKIHDKDFPIEAEIEDIKAFYILLKTIDGETITYPNNLLMQKGISVIKKHKEISEFTD, encoded by the coding sequence ATGTTTAAAATAATTGAAAACCCATATTTACAAGAAGAGATTTTAACAATTATTATTTTAATAGTATTCTTAATATTAAAATCAATTATTGCTAAAATAGTTATAAAATATGCAACTTTAAACGATGCATTAGAACACCGTACCAATCTAATTATAAAATATATTAATATTCTTTTAGGTGTCTTAGCAATTTTAAGTATTGTTATTATATGGGGCGTTAAACGCGACCAGATATTATTATTTATTTCATCTGTTTTCGCTGTTGTAGGTGTAGCTTCATTTGCACAATGGTCTATATTAAGTAATATTACTGCAGGAATTGTATTGTTTTTTTCATATCCTTTTAAAATTGGAGATGTTATCAAAATTCATGATAAAGATTTTCCTATTGAAGCTGAAATTGAAGACATTAAGGCTTTTTACATTTTACTAAAAACAATAGATGGAGAAACCATAACGTATCCTAACAATCTATTGATGCAAAAAGGGATTTCAGTTATCAAAAAGCATAAGGAAATTAGCGAATTTACAGACTAA
- the pheT gene encoding phenylalanine--tRNA ligase subunit beta, translating to MRISLNWLKQFIKTDLSTEEISEILTDLGLEVEGVDTYESLKGGLQGVVVGHVLTCVQHPNADRLRITTVDLGDGNAPVQIVCGAPNVAAGQKVPVATIGTKLYDKEGNAFEIKKGKIRGEESNGMICAEDELGLGESHDGILILDENLKPGTPAAKIFNIESDQVFEIGLTPNRADAMSHYGVARDLRAAKIIRDKQSELITPSVSNFKVDKRTLKIDVQVENDKLAPRYCGVTISGISVKPSPSWLQNRLKAIGLTPKNNVVDVTNYVLHELGQPLHAFDAAKIKGNKIVVKTVEAGTKFTTLDDIERTLDAEDLMICNAEEPMCIAGVFGGKDSGVNENTSSIFLESAYFNPVSIRKTAKRHTLSTDASFRFERGIDPTITEYALKRAALLIQEVAGGEITSDVTDIYPKKIEDFQVFLTFDKIKKIIGQDIPKDIIKKILVALDIKINNVTEAGLGLLIPSYRVDVQREIDVIEEILRVYGYNNIEFSQKLNATISNSSRTEEFKVQNIISNQLCSLGFNEMMANSLTTPDYVKLSDKIREEFNVLMLNPLSNDLSAMRQSMLFSGLEAVSFNINRKRADLKFFEFGKTYHKLPSGYEENKHLTLFLTGNRNDESWAQAQQKSDFFLFKGYINTILSRIGLDSKVSTLPFENDIFNEGIALAIGKEIILEMGTVKKSVLKHFDIKQEVLYADIFWDKIQKYISNKIKYTDIPKYPEVRRDLALLLDSSVAFEEVYKVAKQTEKKLLKDINLFDVYEGKNLPEGKKSYAVSFTIQDESKTLNDKEIEKIMSKLQTNLEKELGASLR from the coding sequence ATGCGTATTTCATTAAATTGGTTAAAACAATTTATTAAGACAGATTTAAGTACTGAAGAAATTTCTGAAATCTTAACAGATTTAGGTTTAGAAGTTGAAGGTGTAGATACTTACGAAAGTTTAAAAGGAGGTTTACAAGGAGTTGTTGTAGGGCATGTTTTAACATGTGTACAACATCCAAATGCTGACCGACTAAGAATTACCACAGTAGATTTAGGAGATGGAAATGCACCAGTACAAATTGTTTGTGGTGCTCCAAATGTAGCAGCAGGACAAAAAGTACCCGTTGCAACTATTGGTACTAAATTATATGACAAAGAAGGAAACGCATTTGAAATAAAAAAAGGAAAAATTAGAGGCGAAGAAAGTAATGGAATGATTTGCGCTGAAGACGAATTGGGTCTTGGTGAAAGTCATGATGGAATTTTAATTTTAGATGAAAATTTAAAACCTGGAACTCCTGCTGCTAAAATTTTCAATATAGAAAGTGATCAAGTTTTCGAAATTGGTTTAACACCAAACAGAGCAGATGCGATGAGCCATTATGGTGTTGCAAGGGATTTGAGAGCTGCAAAAATTATTCGCGATAAACAATCGGAATTAATTACACCTTCAGTTAGTAATTTTAAAGTTGACAAGCGTACTTTAAAAATAGACGTTCAGGTTGAAAACGACAAATTAGCACCTCGTTATTGTGGTGTTACAATTTCTGGAATTAGTGTAAAACCATCTCCAAGTTGGTTACAAAATAGATTAAAAGCTATTGGTTTAACTCCAAAAAATAATGTGGTTGATGTTACTAATTATGTGTTACACGAATTAGGACAACCTTTACATGCTTTTGATGCTGCAAAAATTAAAGGAAATAAAATAGTTGTTAAGACTGTTGAAGCCGGAACTAAATTTACAACATTAGACGATATAGAGCGTACATTAGATGCTGAAGATTTAATGATTTGTAATGCAGAAGAACCAATGTGTATTGCTGGAGTTTTTGGCGGAAAAGATTCTGGGGTAAATGAAAACACTTCTTCTATTTTCTTAGAAAGTGCTTATTTCAATCCAGTTTCAATTCGTAAAACAGCAAAAAGACATACTTTGAGTACTGATGCTTCTTTCCGTTTTGAAAGAGGAATTGATCCTACAATTACAGAGTATGCTTTAAAACGTGCTGCTTTATTAATTCAAGAAGTTGCTGGTGGAGAAATTACTTCAGATGTAACTGATATTTATCCAAAGAAAATTGAGGATTTCCAAGTTTTTTTGACGTTTGATAAAATTAAAAAAATCATTGGTCAAGATATTCCAAAAGATATTATTAAAAAGATTTTAGTTGCTTTAGATATTAAAATTAACAATGTTACAGAAGCTGGTTTAGGTTTATTAATTCCTTCTTACCGTGTTGATGTTCAAAGAGAAATTGATGTAATTGAAGAAATTTTACGTGTTTATGGTTATAACAACATTGAGTTTTCTCAAAAATTAAACGCAACGATTTCAAATTCATCAAGAACAGAAGAATTTAAAGTTCAAAATATCATTTCTAATCAGTTGTGTTCTTTAGGATTTAACGAAATGATGGCGAATTCGCTTACAACTCCAGATTATGTAAAGCTTTCTGATAAAATTAGAGAAGAGTTTAATGTATTAATGTTAAACCCTTTAAGTAACGATTTATCAGCAATGCGTCAATCAATGTTGTTTTCTGGTTTAGAAGCCGTTTCATTCAACATTAATAGAAAACGTGCTGATTTAAAGTTTTTTGAATTTGGAAAAACCTATCATAAATTACCTTCTGGTTATGAAGAAAATAAACATTTAACTTTGTTTTTGACAGGTAATAGAAATGATGAATCTTGGGCGCAAGCTCAACAAAAATCGGACTTTTTCTTATTTAAAGGATATATCAATACCATTTTATCAAGAATTGGTTTAGATTCTAAAGTATCGACTTTACCTTTTGAAAATGATATTTTTAATGAAGGAATTGCTTTAGCGATTGGTAAAGAAATTATTTTAGAGATGGGAACGGTTAAAAAATCGGTATTAAAGCATTTCGATATTAAACAAGAAGTTCTATATGCTGATATTTTTTGGGATAAAATTCAAAAATACATTTCAAATAAAATTAAGTATACTGATATTCCTAAATATCCCGAAGTTCGTAGAGATTTAGCATTATTATTAGATAGTTCTGTAGCTTTTGAAGAAGTTTATAAAGTAGCGAAACAAACCGAGAAAAAATTATTAAAAGACATTAATTTATTTGACGTTTACGAAGGCAAAAACTTACCCGAAGGTAAAAAATCATATGCTGTAAGTTTTACCATTCAAGATGAAAGCAAAACATTAAACGATAAAGAGATCGAGAAAATTATGTCGAAATTACAAACTAATCTTGAAAAAGAATTAGGAGCTTCGCTTCGATAG
- a CDS encoding Rossmann-like and DUF2520 domain-containing protein encodes MLKVTVIGSGNVAQHLIKVFLQTKEVSLVQAFARQPKSLIHLLPKEQITNDYNALQEVDVYIISVTDNAINEVSSQIPFKNKLVVHTSGTSSLEVLGSKNRKGVFYPLQTFSKSKEVDFSSIPLCLEAENEEDYKTLELLANSISNKVYNISSEQRKSLHVAAVFVSNFVNHMYVIGSEICATNNVPFEVLQPLIQEVANKINFLSPKEAQTGPALRNDTKTIEKHIEFLKDSNYQDIYKLLTQSIQNVAKEL; translated from the coding sequence ATGTTAAAAGTAACGGTAATTGGTAGTGGTAATGTCGCCCAACACTTAATTAAAGTGTTTTTGCAAACGAAAGAAGTTTCTTTGGTGCAAGCTTTTGCACGCCAACCAAAATCGCTTATACATTTGTTGCCAAAAGAACAAATTACTAACGATTACAATGCTTTACAAGAAGTTGATGTTTATATCATTTCAGTAACTGATAATGCTATAAATGAAGTTTCAAGCCAAATTCCGTTTAAAAATAAGTTAGTCGTTCATACTTCAGGAACTTCAAGTTTAGAAGTTTTGGGTTCAAAAAATAGAAAAGGTGTTTTTTACCCGTTACAAACATTTTCTAAAAGTAAGGAAGTCGACTTCTCTTCTATTCCATTGTGTTTAGAAGCTGAAAACGAAGAAGATTACAAGACTTTAGAACTATTAGCAAACTCTATTTCAAATAAAGTTTACAATATTTCATCGGAACAACGAAAAAGCTTACATGTAGCAGCTGTTTTTGTAAGTAATTTTGTGAATCATATGTACGTTATTGGCAGTGAAATTTGTGCAACTAATAATGTTCCGTTTGAAGTTTTACAACCTTTAATTCAGGAAGTGGCCAATAAAATTAATTTCCTTTCTCCAAAAGAAGCGCAAACAGGACCAGCATTGCGAAATGATACCAAAACTATTGAAAAGCATATTGAATTTTTAAAAGATTCAAATTATCAAGATATTTATAAATTATTAACCCAATCGATACAAAATGTCGCAAAAGAGTTATAA
- a CDS encoding Maf-like protein — MLREKLQHKQIILASGSPRRQQFFKELDIDFEIRLKEVEEIYPEHLKASAITNFLAELKANAFTEIADNEIIITSDTIVWHENKALGKPKDYNDAFNMLQSMCGKTHQVITSVCFKTSNSIDTFYEVTKVSFKNLSNEALHYYLETYKPFDKAGAYGIQEWIGLVGLDKIEGSYANVVGMPIDRVYDKLLEHV, encoded by the coding sequence ATGCTTAGAGAAAAATTACAACATAAACAAATTATTTTAGCTTCGGGTTCGCCAAGAAGACAACAATTCTTTAAAGAATTAGATATTGATTTTGAGATTCGTTTAAAAGAAGTTGAAGAAATTTATCCTGAACATCTAAAAGCATCAGCAATAACAAATTTCTTAGCCGAATTAAAAGCTAATGCTTTCACTGAAATAGCCGATAACGAAATTATCATTACAAGCGATACAATTGTTTGGCACGAAAATAAAGCTTTAGGAAAACCAAAAGATTATAACGATGCTTTTAATATGTTACAATCGATGTGTGGAAAAACCCATCAAGTTATTACATCTGTTTGCTTTAAAACTTCAAATTCAATTGATACATTTTACGAAGTAACCAAAGTTAGTTTCAAAAACCTTTCGAATGAAGCTTTACATTATTATTTAGAAACCTACAAACCATTTGACAAAGCAGGTGCTTACGGAATTCAAGAATGGATAGGATTAGTAGGATTAGATAAAATTGAAGGTTCTTATGCAAATGTTGTAGGAATGCCAATTGACAGAGTTTACGATAAATTATTAGAACATGTTTAA